The following nucleotide sequence is from Chromobacterium rhizoryzae.
GGGCCTGTCCCTGCTGTTCGGTTTCGCCTACGCCGGTCCGGCGATCACCGCGATCCAGCTGGCCAACGGCGACGGCGACCAGCAGGTGCTGCAGGTCAGCTTTGACGGCCCCGCCGTCCAGCCCAACAGCTTCGCCATCGCCAACCCGCCGCGCATCGCCTTCGACTTCGCCGGCGCCAGCGTCAAGCTGGCCAAGCCGCAGCAGGACTTCGGCGGCCCGCTGGTCAAATCCGCGGTGGCGGTGGAGGCCAACGGCCGCTCCCGGCTGGTGCTGAGCCTGAGCCGCAACGCGCTGTACAGCAGCAGCGTGTCCGGCAACACGCTGCGGGTCACGCTGAACCCGAATCTCGGCAGCGCCGCTCAGGCCGCCACGCCGGTGGAGCGCCCCGCCGCCAGCGCGCAAAGCGCCGCGCGCCCAAGCCCGGCCCAGATCGCCGGCGCCCAGCCGCTGGCGCTGGACTTCCGCCGCGGCAAGAACGGCGAAGGCCGGGTGGAGATCAAACTGCCGTCCGCCAACACCCCGGTCGACATCCGCCGCGAAGGCAAGCAATTGCTGGTGGACGTGCTGGGCACTCAGCTGGACAGGCAGAACCAGCGCCGGCTGGACGTTGCCGACTTCGGCACCCCGGTATCCAAGATCGACGCCCGCAACCAGGGCGGCAACAGCCGCATCCAGATTCAGCCGCAGGGAGACTGGGACTTCTCCTCCTACCAGACCGACGGGCAGCTGGTCGTTGAAATCCGCCGGCCGGCGCCGGAGTCGGCGGCCAGCGCCGACGCCAACCAGAAACCGCAGTACAAGGGCGACAAGCTGTCGCTGAACTTCCAAAACATCGAAGTGCGCACCGTCCTGCAGGTGATCGCCGAATTCACCGGCCTCAATATCGTCACCAGCGATTCCGTCAACGGCAATATCACGCTGCGGCTGAAAGACGTGCCCTGGGACCAGGCGCTGGACCTGATCCTGCAGACCAAGGGCCTGGACCAGCGCCGCGCCGGCAACATCATCCAGATCGCGCCGCGCGAAGAACTGCTGGCACGCGACAAGCAGGTGCAGGAGGCCAGGCAGCAACTGGCCACGCTGGAGCCGGTGCGCTCGGAAACCTTCGTGCTGCGCTACCGCTCGGCGGAGGACTTCAAGAAGGTGCTGGACGGCACGAACACCACCGGCAAGAAGGAAAGCATCCTGACCGAGCGCGGCAGCGCGCTGATCGATCCCAAGACCAATACCCTGATCATCAACGACACCGGCAGCACCATAGACAAGATCCGCGACATCATCGGCAAGACCGATGTGCCGGTGAAACAGGTGCTGATCGAGGCGCGCATCGTCGAGGCCACCGACAACTGGAGCCGCAACCTAGGCGTTAAGCTGTCTTTCGACCGCGTCGGTAGCACCGGCATCATTTCCGGCGGCGGCTTGACCAACGCCATCACCAACGCCAATGGCCGCCTAGGCATCGTGGGTAATGCCACTCAAGCACCCTATGTCATTTCCCCCGGCGTCAACTTGCCTATCCCAAATCCGGCAGGCTCACTGACCGCGCTCTATAGCGTGGGCAAATCCGCCATCATCGGCCTGGAATTGCAGGCGCTGCAGACCGAGAACAAAGGCCGGGTGATTTCCAGCCCGCGCATCATGACCGCGGACCGGCAGGAAGCCACCATCGAGCAGGGTACCGAGATTCCCTACCAAGAAGCCTCGTCCAGCGGCGCCACCGCCACCTCGTTCAAGAAGGCGGTGCTCAGCCTGAACGTCAAGCCGCAGATCACGCCGGACAATCACGTGATGCTGGACATCAAGGTGAACAAGGACAGCGTCAGCCCCACCTTAAGCGTGGGCGGCACCCCGGCCTTAGACACCAAGAAGGTCAACACCCAGGTACTGGTGGAGAACGGCGGCACGGTGGTGATAGGCGGCATCTACCAGCAGCAAATCAGCGATGTCGTCAACAAAGTACCGCTGCTCGGCGACATTCCCATCTTGGGCGCGCTGTTCCGCAGCTCGCAAAAGTACGATAACCGCACTGAATTGCTGGTCTTCATCACGCCGCGCGTGGTGGAAGACCTGAGCGGCAATAATCAATAAAACCCCGGCTGCGCAGCGCCCCCGGCGCTGCTGCAACGCCGAAAGACAGCGCGGCCAAGCTCGGCTACAATGCCTGCCATGGAGAAACCGGCAGGCAATTTTTTTCTGGTCGGCTTGATGGGCGCGGGCAAGACCACGGTAGGCCGAGCTTTGGCGCGGCGCACCGACAAAACCTTTTACGACTCTGACCACGAGATCGAGGCCAGGACCGGCGTACGCGTCGCGACCATCTTCGATATCGAAGGCGAGTTGCGCTTCCGCGACCGGGAAACCTCGGTCATCGCCGACCTCGCCCGCCTGGACAACATCGTGCTGGCCACCGGCGGCGGCGCCATCATCCGTCCGCAAAACCGCGCCTGCCTGGCGGCGCACGGCACCGTCATCTATCTGCGCGCCACGATAGACGATTTGCTGGCCCGCACTCTGCACGACAAGAACCGTCCCCTGCTGCAGATCGCCGACCCCAGGGCCAAGCTGGAAAGCCTGTTCCAGGAGCGAGACCCCTTATATCGCGAGGTGGCCGACATCGTCGTCGATACCACGCAGCAGAATGTCAGCCTGCTGGTTGCCCGCCTGATGGAGCAATTGGCCGGCCTCCCCCCCAAACACCGCCCCGAACAAGGAAGCTGATTGTGATTACCCTCGACCTGATCCTGCCCGACACCCGTTACCCGATTCACATTGGCCGGGACTTGCTGGAACAGGTCGAGTTGCTGCTTCCCCATCTGCCCCTGCCCAAGGTCGCCATCGTCAGCAACGAGACGGTGGCGCCGCTGTACCTGGCCCGGCTGCAACAGGCGCTGGCCAAACACCGGATTGACTCCTTCAGCGTCGTCTTGCCGGATGGCGAGCGGCACAAGGACTGGAACACGCTCAACCTGATTTTCGACGCGCTGCTGTCGCGCAACGCCGAACGCAAGACCACCCTGATCGCGCTGGGCGGCGGCGTCATCGGCGACATGACCGGCTTCGCTGCCGCCTGCTATCAACGCGGCGCGCCCTTCATCCAGATCCCCACCACCTTGCTGGCGCAGGTCGACTCCTCGGTCGGCGGCAAGACCGCGATCAACCATCCGCAGGGCAAGAACATGGTAGGCGCGTTCTACCAGCCCAAGGCGGTGATCGCCGATATGTCGCTGCTGGATACGCTGCCGGAACGCGAGCTGTCCGCCGGCCTCGCCGAGGTGATCAAGTACGGCCTGCTGGGCGACGCCGCCTTCCTCGGCTGGCTGGAGGACAATATGCCGCGCCTGCGCGCGCGCGATCCCGACGCGCTGCAACACGCGGTCAAGCGCAGCTGCGAGATGAAGGCGGACATCGTCGGCCAGGATGAAAAAGAGCACGGCGTGCGCGCGCTACTCAACCTGGGCCACACCTTCGGCCACGCCATCGAGGCCGGCCTGGGCTACGGCGTCTGGCTGCATGGCGAAGCCATAGGCGCCGGCATGGTGCTGGCCGCCGCCGCGTCCGCCGAATTAGGCTGGCTGTCCGCCGCCGACGTCGAACGCGTGCGCAGCCTGGTGGCCGCCGCCGGCCTGCCGGTCAAGAGCCCACAGATGCCGCTGGCGCGCTGGCTGGAGCTGATGAGCCACGACAAGAAGGTGGAAGCCGGCACCATCCGGTTCGTGCTATTGCAACAACTGGGCCAAGCCACTATTCAGGCCGGCCTGCCCTCTGCGATACTCGAGAAAATACTGAACAATAATAGTTAGCGCTCAAACGGCATCGGTACAGATTCAATAAGGATTTCTACGGATTGCCGCTTGCGCCGCTTCATCAGAATAATGAATCTACTGGAGATGGAGAAGGCCGGCAGGGACACCCCGCGCAAAGCTTGAAGCCAGAGCGCACAATGTCGGGGAGCCGCCGGCGAGGCCAAGTCGTTGCAAAGCGGAAGGGGAGAAGCCACATGGTAGCGTTGAGCGCGTTTGCCGCCAGTTTTGGACTGATGGCGGGATATTACGCCCTGCGATTCTTATGGAAGAAAGTACGTTACACCAAGCCGTGCCAACGCGGCATCGATCCGGTGGGCGAGGCGGAGGTTTTTCTCGCCTACGGCCGCACCCGCGACGCGGTGCGGGTGCTGAAAGATTCGCTGCGAGACAATCCGGATGATCTGCCGGCCAAGGTCACCTTGTTGCGGGCCTATTCCAGCGAATGTAATCGCGAAGCCTATTGCTCGCTGGCGCGCGACGTTCAATCCCAAGTGCAAGGCCAGCCGGTCTGGCACACCATTCAGGAAAACGGTCGTCGGCTGGCGCCGCAAGATCCGCTGTTCGAAATCAAACTCTGACGTCTTAGCTTGCGAGTCGTAAACGCGTTCTGAGTCCTCGATGCAGTCAAGCCGACCATGGCTTCCGCCCTGGCCGGCTTGATTTCGTCGCAGCGCCCGCTCAATCCGCGGCGGCGTCCTCGTCCTTGAACTGCAGGCTGTGCAGCTTGGCGTAGAGCCCGTCGCGCGCGAGCAACTGCGCGTGCGAGCCCTCTTCGGCGATCTCCCCCTGATGCATCACCACGATGCGGTCGGCGTTCTCTATCGTCGACAGCCGATGGGCGATCACAATGGTGGTGCGGTTCTTCATCAGGTTTTCCAGCGCGCTCTGCACCAACCGTTCGGACTGGGTGTCCAGCGCCGAAGTCGCCTCGTCCAGAATCAGCAAGGGCGCGTTCTTCAACAAAGCGCGGGCAATCGCCAGCCGCTGACGCTGTCCGCCGGACAGACGCACGCCGTTTTCACCGATCAGGGTGTCGAAACCTTCCGGCATCGCCTCGATGAACTCCAGCGCATTGGCCGCGCGCGCGGCCTCCTCCACCGCCTCGCGACTGAACGAGGCTTCGCCGTAAGCGATATTGGCCGCCACGCTGTCGTTGAACAGCACCACGTCCTGGCTGACCATGGCGATATGCCGGCGTAGATCGCTCAAGGGCATGTCCTGCAGGCGCACATCGTCCAGACGGATCTCGCCGCCGTCCGGATCGTAAAACCGCGGAATCAAGCTGACCAAGGTGGTTTTGCCGCTGCCGGACGAGCCCACCAGGGCGACGGTCTCGCCGGGATGGACCTGCAAATTGATGTCGCGCAGCACCTGCCGCTCCGCCGTCGGATAGCGGAAGTTCACTCCCGAGAGCTGCAGCTTGCCGCGCGTGCGCGGCAAGGCGGTGCGGCCGTGATCGGGCTCTTCCGGCAGATCGAGAAAATCGAAGACCGATTCCGCCGCCGCCAAGCCGCGTTGCATCGCCTGGGCAATGCCGGTGATGCGCTTGACCGGCGCGAACAACAACATCATCGCGGTCAGAAAAGACATGAAATCGCCGGCGGTGAAAGCGCCGCTCTGGGCGCGCAGCGTGGCGAAATACAGGATGGCGGCCAGCGCGCAGGCAATCATCAACTGCGTGATGCCGGTGTTGGCGGACGTGGCCGCGCTCTGCTTGACCGCGTTGCGGCGGATGGCCGCCGCCGCCTGCTGAAAACGCTCGCTCTCGCGCGCTTCGCCGCCATAGACCTTGATCACGCGCTGACAGCTGATGCCCTCGCCCAGCACCTGGGTCAACATGGCCATATTCTGCTGGTTCTCACGCGATAGATTGCGCAGGCGCTTGCCCACCACCCGCATGCACAGGGACACAATCGGCAGCACCAGCAAGCAGATCAAGGTCAGCTGCCAGTCTATATACAGCAGCCAGGCCAGCAGGCTGACCGCGGTGACGCCGTCCTTGACCGTGACCGTGATCACGCTGAAGCCGGCTTCGGTCACCTGGTTGACGTCGTAGGAAATCCGCGACACCAGACGGCCGGACTGGTTGTCGGCATAGTATTGCACCGGCAGACGCAGCATCTTGGCGAACATCTGTTCGCGCAGCGTCTGCACCAAGTGGCCGGTCAGCCAGCTGGAGGTGTATTCATTGATAAAGCTGGTGACGCCGCGCACCGCGAACACGCCAATGATGGCCAAGGGCACCCAGGCGATCGCATGCGGATCGCGGTTGACGAAACCGCTGTCGATCAAGGGCTTCATCAGGCGGGCGAAGGCCGGCTCGGTCAAGGCCGCCACCGTCATCGACACCAGCGAGATCAGGAAGACCTTCCAGTAACGGCCCAAATATCCCAGCAAACGGCGATAAATCGCCCAGTTGCTTTGCAAAGAATTCTTCATTCGTTCCTATCATCCAACGCCCGCGTCCGCGGGCGGTCATCAATCCGAGCGTCAAATCCCCGGCGCGTCCAGGCCGCTGAGTTCCAGGATCCGCCGCACGTTCCGCTCCGGCGCGAAGCGGGCGCGCACATCGACGCGCCCGGCTTGCGCCCAGGCTTTCATCATCTCCGGCCGGCTCAGCGCCTGGTCGATCGCCGCGGCCCAGGCGGCGCTGTCCTCCGGCGGCGCCAACACGCCGGTTTCGCCATTGCGCATGGTCTCGGGAATGCCGCCGGTGTCGCTGGCGATCACCGGCACGCCCAGGCCCAGCGCCTCGATCTGCGACATGCCCAGCGGCTCGTAGCTGGACGGCATCAACACCAGGTCGGCGCGCGCCAACAAGGCGGCCACCGGGCTCACCACCCCGGCCAACAACACTCTATCCTGCAAACCCAACTGCCGCGCCAGCCCGGCGATCGCCTGCTGCTCCGGCCCTTCTCCGGCAATCAGATAA
It contains:
- the msbA gene encoding lipid A export permease/ATP-binding protein MsbA, whose protein sequence is MKNSLQSNWAIYRRLLGYLGRYWKVFLISLVSMTVAALTEPAFARLMKPLIDSGFVNRDPHAIAWVPLAIIGVFAVRGVTSFINEYTSSWLTGHLVQTLREQMFAKMLRLPVQYYADNQSGRLVSRISYDVNQVTEAGFSVITVTVKDGVTAVSLLAWLLYIDWQLTLICLLVLPIVSLCMRVVGKRLRNLSRENQQNMAMLTQVLGEGISCQRVIKVYGGEARESERFQQAAAAIRRNAVKQSAATSANTGITQLMIACALAAILYFATLRAQSGAFTAGDFMSFLTAMMLLFAPVKRITGIAQAMQRGLAAAESVFDFLDLPEEPDHGRTALPRTRGKLQLSGVNFRYPTAERQVLRDINLQVHPGETVALVGSSGSGKTTLVSLIPRFYDPDGGEIRLDDVRLQDMPLSDLRRHIAMVSQDVVLFNDSVAANIAYGEASFSREAVEEAARAANALEFIEAMPEGFDTLIGENGVRLSGGQRQRLAIARALLKNAPLLILDEATSALDTQSERLVQSALENLMKNRTTIVIAHRLSTIENADRIVVMHQGEIAEEGSHAQLLARDGLYAKLHSLQFKDEDAAAD
- the pilQ gene encoding type IV pilus secretin PilQ, with product MSKHSIKLLSGLGLSLLFGFAYAGPAITAIQLANGDGDQQVLQVSFDGPAVQPNSFAIANPPRIAFDFAGASVKLAKPQQDFGGPLVKSAVAVEANGRSRLVLSLSRNALYSSSVSGNTLRVTLNPNLGSAAQAATPVERPAASAQSAARPSPAQIAGAQPLALDFRRGKNGEGRVEIKLPSANTPVDIRREGKQLLVDVLGTQLDRQNQRRLDVADFGTPVSKIDARNQGGNSRIQIQPQGDWDFSSYQTDGQLVVEIRRPAPESAASADANQKPQYKGDKLSLNFQNIEVRTVLQVIAEFTGLNIVTSDSVNGNITLRLKDVPWDQALDLILQTKGLDQRRAGNIIQIAPREELLARDKQVQEARQQLATLEPVRSETFVLRYRSAEDFKKVLDGTNTTGKKESILTERGSALIDPKTNTLIINDTGSTIDKIRDIIGKTDVPVKQVLIEARIVEATDNWSRNLGVKLSFDRVGSTGIISGGGLTNAITNANGRLGIVGNATQAPYVISPGVNLPIPNPAGSLTALYSVGKSAIIGLELQALQTENKGRVISSPRIMTADRQEATIEQGTEIPYQEASSSGATATSFKKAVLSLNVKPQITPDNHVMLDIKVNKDSVSPTLSVGGTPALDTKKVNTQVLVENGGTVVIGGIYQQQISDVVNKVPLLGDIPILGALFRSSQKYDNRTELLVFITPRVVEDLSGNNQ
- the aroB gene encoding 3-dehydroquinate synthase — translated: MITLDLILPDTRYPIHIGRDLLEQVELLLPHLPLPKVAIVSNETVAPLYLARLQQALAKHRIDSFSVVLPDGERHKDWNTLNLIFDALLSRNAERKTTLIALGGGVIGDMTGFAAACYQRGAPFIQIPTTLLAQVDSSVGGKTAINHPQGKNMVGAFYQPKAVIADMSLLDTLPERELSAGLAEVIKYGLLGDAAFLGWLEDNMPRLRARDPDALQHAVKRSCEMKADIVGQDEKEHGVRALLNLGHTFGHAIEAGLGYGVWLHGEAIGAGMVLAAAASAELGWLSAADVERVRSLVAAAGLPVKSPQMPLARWLELMSHDKKVEAGTIRFVLLQQLGQATIQAGLPSAILEKILNNNS
- a CDS encoding type IV pilus assembly protein FimV, translated to MVALSAFAASFGLMAGYYALRFLWKKVRYTKPCQRGIDPVGEAEVFLAYGRTRDAVRVLKDSLRDNPDDLPAKVTLLRAYSSECNREAYCSLARDVQSQVQGQPVWHTIQENGRRLAPQDPLFEIKL
- the aroK gene encoding shikimate kinase AroK, with protein sequence MPAMEKPAGNFFLVGLMGAGKTTVGRALARRTDKTFYDSDHEIEARTGVRVATIFDIEGELRFRDRETSVIADLARLDNIVLATGGGAIIRPQNRACLAAHGTVIYLRATIDDLLARTLHDKNRPLLQIADPRAKLESLFQERDPLYREVADIVVDTTQQNVSLLVARLMEQLAGLPPKHRPEQGS